A part of Actinomycetota bacterium genomic DNA contains:
- a CDS encoding Rieske (2Fe-2S) protein — translation MAEWITVGKADDVAEGDATAFDVNGEQIAVSRVEGELRAFSDICTHRQCNLSLGGEIDGTTIECECHGSVFDMVTGEVVEGPATESIATYPVSDEGGDLRIEA, via the coding sequence GTGGCCGAGTGGATCACCGTCGGGAAGGCCGACGACGTCGCCGAGGGTGACGCGACCGCGTTCGACGTCAACGGCGAGCAGATCGCCGTGTCGCGCGTCGAGGGCGAGCTGCGCGCGTTCAGCGACATCTGCACGCATCGGCAGTGCAACCTGTCCCTCGGCGGCGAGATCGACGGCACCACGATCGAGTGCGAGTGTCACGGCAGCGTCTTCGACATGGTGACCGGCGAGGTGGTCGAGGGGCCGGCGACCGAGTCGATCGCGACCTACCCGGTGTCGGACGAGGGCGGCGACCTGAGGATCGAGGCCTGA
- a CDS encoding MFS transporter — translation MAGTPAGRPKRIPLWQLALYGISSLARGAVHPFVRMWRSTDPIDSYALNHFTSVAGDAMLAIALADSVFFSLPVGEAKLRVAAYLGITMLPLALAGPLLVPVLDRAGPRRLIAFVSAAGRAAIAVYAAPRFDTLVLFPTALALLVLSKVHAITKNGLTIAYAGPGDGLMQANARLGRLAAVGAILAAPIAFAAIWFGDSTAAIYAAATVYAVSALLTLRLPHPGTPPPRRRELGRRGAVPALAVPAVGAVGMRAASGFLLFLLAFSLREAGEPLYWFAVLAGAGVLGTFVADVVAPRVPRTTREEAVVVASVSAACIGAVLAFELFGLPLLTVFAFVAGAAAEFSRLAFQSLMQRHAPPGAQGRVFVRYEVMFQVAWVAGAFAPVLLSIDFRVGILILAAFYGVLGVGTVLRARARAADDSRPPSMPPPP, via the coding sequence GTGGCCGGGACTCCGGCGGGCCGACCGAAGCGGATCCCGCTGTGGCAGCTGGCGCTCTACGGCATCTCGAGCCTGGCGCGCGGCGCCGTGCATCCGTTCGTGCGCATGTGGCGCTCGACCGATCCGATCGACAGTTACGCGCTGAACCACTTCACGAGCGTGGCGGGCGACGCGATGCTCGCGATCGCCCTGGCCGACTCGGTCTTCTTCTCGCTGCCCGTCGGCGAGGCGAAGCTGCGCGTGGCCGCCTACCTCGGGATCACGATGCTGCCGCTCGCCCTGGCGGGGCCACTGCTCGTGCCCGTGCTCGACCGAGCCGGACCGCGCCGGCTGATCGCGTTCGTCTCGGCCGCAGGCAGGGCGGCGATCGCCGTCTACGCGGCGCCCCGCTTCGACACCCTCGTGCTGTTCCCGACCGCCCTCGCGCTGCTCGTGCTCTCCAAGGTGCACGCGATCACGAAGAACGGGCTCACGATCGCTTACGCCGGTCCGGGGGACGGCCTGATGCAGGCCAACGCGCGCCTCGGCCGGCTCGCGGCGGTCGGAGCGATCCTCGCGGCGCCGATCGCGTTCGCCGCGATCTGGTTCGGCGACTCGACCGCCGCGATCTATGCGGCCGCCACCGTGTACGCGGTGTCGGCGCTGCTGACGCTGCGCCTTCCGCATCCGGGCACCCCGCCCCCGCGGCGCCGGGAGCTCGGGCGTCGGGGTGCCGTGCCCGCCCTGGCGGTGCCGGCGGTGGGGGCGGTCGGCATGCGCGCGGCGAGCGGCTTCCTGCTGTTCCTGCTCGCGTTCTCGCTCCGGGAGGCGGGGGAGCCCCTGTACTGGTTCGCGGTGCTGGCCGGGGCCGGGGTGCTGGGCACGTTCGTCGCCGATGTCGTGGCGCCGCGCGTGCCGCGCACCACCCGGGAGGAGGCGGTGGTGGTCGCGTCGGTGAGCGCAGCGTGCATCGGCGCCGTGCTCGCGTTCGAGCTGTTCGGGCTGCCGCTGCTCACCGTCTTCGCGTTCGTCGCGGGCGCCGCCGCGGAGTTCAGCCGGCTCGCGTTCCAGAGCCTGATGCAGCGTCACGCCCCGCCCGGCGCCCAGGGGCGGGTGTTCGTCCGGTACGAGGTGATGTTCCAGGTCGCGTGGGTGGCGGGAGCCTTCGCGCCGGTGCTGCTCTCGATCGATTTCCGGGTCGGCATCCTGATCCTGGCGGCGTTCTACGGCGTGCTCGGGGTCGGCACGGTGCTGCGGGCGCGCGCCCGCGCCGCCGACGACTCCCGACCGCCCTCGATGCCGCCGCCACCCTGA
- a CDS encoding FAD-dependent oxidoreductase: MAHDRSFVIVGGSLAGATAAATLRDAGFDGRVVMIGAEPLPPYERPALSKEFLRGEQPLEEQYVRPEGWYADHEVETRFAARAVQLDVRDREIVVAGGERVAFDALLVATGSRNRKLDVPGVSLPGVFDLRTAADAERVKEAAVDGARVVCVGMGFIGAEVAASMRMLGHDVTVVEVFETALYRVLGPEIGRALEALHRDRGVRMLFNEAVASFEGDGRLEVVVTSGGKRIDADLAIVGVGTEPSVELMAGTGLDQGGGIPVGPALETSVPGVFAAGDVARHDHPVFGPIRVEHFDNAIKMGETAARNMLGAGETYDDPHWFWSDQYESQVQMAGVAATWDRTVVRGSIDHRSFCAFLLDADGVVRSTVSLDWKRDVRRSFGLVSAQAAPDPAALADPDVDLRTLVPGEA, encoded by the coding sequence GTGGCGCACGACCGGTCGTTCGTGATCGTCGGCGGCTCGCTCGCCGGCGCCACTGCGGCCGCGACGCTCCGGGACGCGGGGTTCGACGGCCGTGTCGTGATGATCGGGGCGGAACCGCTGCCCCCGTACGAGCGGCCCGCGCTCTCCAAGGAATTCCTGCGCGGCGAGCAGCCGCTCGAGGAGCAGTACGTGCGGCCCGAGGGGTGGTACGCCGACCACGAGGTCGAGACGCGCTTCGCGGCCCGTGCGGTGCAGCTCGACGTGCGCGATCGCGAGATCGTGGTCGCCGGCGGCGAGCGCGTCGCGTTCGACGCTCTGCTCGTCGCGACCGGCAGCCGCAACCGCAAGCTCGACGTGCCGGGCGTCTCGCTGCCCGGTGTCTTCGACCTGCGGACGGCCGCAGACGCCGAGCGCGTCAAGGAAGCGGCCGTCGACGGCGCGCGGGTCGTCTGCGTCGGCATGGGGTTCATCGGGGCCGAGGTCGCGGCATCGATGCGCATGCTCGGCCACGACGTGACGGTGGTCGAGGTCTTCGAGACCGCCCTCTACCGGGTGCTCGGCCCCGAGATCGGGCGGGCGCTGGAGGCGCTGCACCGCGATCGCGGGGTTCGGATGCTCTTCAACGAGGCGGTCGCGAGCTTCGAAGGCGACGGACGCCTCGAAGTGGTCGTCACGAGCGGCGGGAAGCGCATCGACGCCGACCTCGCGATCGTCGGGGTCGGCACGGAGCCGAGCGTCGAGCTGATGGCCGGGACCGGGCTCGACCAGGGCGGCGGCATCCCGGTGGGGCCGGCGCTGGAGACGTCGGTGCCCGGCGTGTTCGCCGCCGGCGACGTCGCCCGCCACGATCATCCGGTGTTCGGGCCGATCCGCGTCGAGCACTTCGACAACGCGATCAAGATGGGGGAGACCGCGGCCCGGAACATGCTCGGGGCGGGCGAGACGTACGACGATCCGCACTGGTTCTGGAGCGATCAGTACGAGTCACAGGTGCAGATGGCCGGCGTCGCGGCGACCTGGGACCGCACGGTCGTGCGCGGCTCGATCGATCACCGGTCGTTCTGCGCGTTCCTGCTCGACGCCGACGGTGTGGTGCGTTCCACCGTCAGCCTGGACTGGAAGCGCGACGTGCGCCGCTCGTTCGGCCTCGTCTCGGCGCAGGCGGCCCCCGACCCGGCGGCGCTCGCCGACCCCGACGTCGACCTGCGCACGCTCGTACCCGGGGAGGCGTGA